GAGCTGCGCTTCGGCGCCGCGGCCGGGCCGCTTTGGGCGGTGCTGACGACTTCAACCAGCAACGGCTCGGTCAACGCGATGCATGACAGCCTCAATCCGATGACCGGGCTGATGCCGATGATCGGGATGTGGCTCAACGAGGATTTCGGCGGGGTCGGCGTCGGCTTCATCAACATGTTCATCTACATCGTCCTCGGCGTCTTCGTCGCCGGCATGATGGTCGGCAAGACCCCCGAATACCTGGGCCGGCGGGTCGAGGCCGGGGAGGTCAAGCTGGCGGTGCTGGCTCTCTTCTCCCATGCCTTGTTCATCCTGGCCCCGGTGGCGCTCTTCGCCGCGACCGATTGGGGCGCCCAGACCCTGAACAACGTCGGGTCCCACGGCTTCAGCGAGATCCTCTACGAGTTCAGCTCGGCCACGGCCAACAACGGCTCGGGCTTCGAGGGCTTGGGCGACAACACCGTTCCCTGGAACGTCGCGACCGGTCTCATCATGCTCCTGGCCCGCTTCATTCCGATCATCCTGCCCTTGGCGATCGCCGGCTCCTTGGCGGCGAAGCGGCCCGCCGCCGAATCGGCCGGCACCTTGGGCGTCGAGGACGGGACTTTCGGGATCATGCTCTTGGCCACCATCCTCTTCGTCGGAGCCTTGACTTTCTTCCCGGCCGCGGCCTTGGGGCCGATCGCCGAGCATTTGCAATTCATGAGGTAGATATGAAATCGCTCATTGCCAGCCTTCGTCTGACCCTCGTCACCTTGCTCGTCGTCGTGGCCGGCTACACCGCGCTGATCCTGGCCTTCGCCAAATTGGCGGCGCCGGATACCGCCCAAGGCTCTTTGCTCCTGGGCGCCGAGGGCAAGGTGGTCGGAAGTCGATTGATCGCCCAGAAATTCACTCAGCCACGCTACTTTTGGCCCCGGCCCTCGGCCGTCGATTACAACGCTACCGCCGCCGGCGGCAGCAACAAGTCGCCGACCAGCAAGGATCTGACCGAGCGGGCGGCGAAGAC
This genomic window from bacterium contains:
- a CDS encoding potassium-transporting ATPase subunit C; protein product: MKSLIASLRLTLVTLLVVVAGYTALILAFAKLAAPDTAQGSLLLGAEGKVVGSRLIAQKFTQPRYFWPRPSAVDYNATAAGGSNKSPTSKDLTERAAKTVAEYGASPERPLPAELAAASGGGLDPHITEGGALYQAERVAAARRLPVSEVQALVHRQAFAPSGFFAPPKIVNVLELNLALDAKP